A single genomic interval of Eurosta solidaginis isolate ZX-2024a chromosome 3, ASM4086904v1, whole genome shotgun sequence harbors:
- the LOC137244297 gene encoding protein transport protein Sec24C-like — MPNPISVIIENQNSAGGAFITNEQGLLPPLVTTKYVVEDQGNSSPRYVSSSLYCIPATADLLKTTALSITLTASPMARTDEGEYEPPIVNFGELGAIRSNHCKAQ; from the exons atgccaaatccgataagcgttatcattgaaaatcaaaatagcgctggtggtgcttttattactaatgaacagggtttattaccaccattggtgaccacaaaatatgtggtagaagatcagggtaactcctcgccacgttacgttag ctcgtctttgtattgcatacctgcaacagctgatttattaaaaacaacagctttgtccattacacttaccgcctcaccaatggcacgaacggatgagggtgaatatgagccacccattgtaaattttggtgaattgggtgcaattagatctaatcattgcaaggctcaatag